Proteins found in one Lycium ferocissimum isolate CSIRO_LF1 chromosome 6, AGI_CSIRO_Lferr_CH_V1, whole genome shotgun sequence genomic segment:
- the LOC132059136 gene encoding bark storage protein A-like isoform X2, with the protein MAAKQVFLPFSLILALAFIPPLLFSAEAAAVPFERLNSLRVVKKVNKNGPFLGLITVYAPEDEAFFKTGVFRPDPRHPFVDLSGRRFRIGKVEGKKVIYVKCGVGLVNAAAATQQMLDLFDIKGIIHFGISGNANSSMRIGDVTIPYQFAQTGLWDWLKPNATMEPNDFAQFNFKSYNDPKGGENQLGKVGYSTEQFYSVSGEVNVPQRPIWFDITKNWLHVASHLQGMKLEQCANSTLCLPYKPKLVVGLKGATSNFFIDNAAYTQFLFKTFGVTSLDMESSAVVMICLSSGYPVIAIRGLSDLAGTQEGDNTIRLFGSLAALNTAKVVISFIKSLPGKYVSGF; encoded by the exons ATGGCTGCAAAACAAGTATTCCTTCCATTTTCTTTGATATTGGCTTTAGCATTTATCCCTCCACTTCTCTTTTCTGCAGAGGCAGCGGCAGTTCCATTTGAAAGATTGAATTCTTTAAGAGTTGTCAAAAAGGTCAATAAAAATGGCCCTTTTCTTGGTCTCATTACAGTGTATGCACCAGAAGATGAAGCTTTCTTTAAAACTGGTGTTTTTAGGCCTGATCCCAGACACCCTTTTGTGGACTTATCAG GCAGACGTTTCCGGATTGGGAAggttgaaggaaagaaagtcaTTTATGTGAAATGTGGAGTTGGATTG GTGAATGCAGCAGCAGCAACACAGCAGATGTTGGATCTGTTTGACATAAAAGGAATTATCCATTTTGGTATTTCTGGTAATGCCAACAGTTCTATGCGTATTGGAGATGTCACAATCCCATACCAATTTGCACAAACAGGGCTTTGGGATTGGCTG AAACCAAATGCAACTATGGAACCAAATGATTTTGCTCAATTTAATTTCAAGAGCTATAATGATCCAAAAGGAGGGGAAAATCAGTTGGGGAAAGTTGGGTATAGCACTGAACAGTTTTACTCAGTTTCAGGGGAGGTCAATGTGCCTCAAAGACCAATTTGGTTTGACATAACCAAGAATTGGCTTCATGTAGCCTCTCATTTGCAG GGGATGAAACTGGAGCAGTGTGCAAATTCAACTTTGTGCCTTCCATATAAGCCAAAACTAGTTGTTGGACTCAAGGGAGCTACTTCAAACTTTTTCATTGACAATGCAGCTTACACACAATTCCTTTTCAAAACATTTGGGGTTACATCACTTGACATGGAGAGCTCAGCTGTAGTCATG ATATGCTTGTCAAGTGGGTACCCAGTTATCGCAATCCGTGGACTATCAGATTTAGCAGGGACACAAGAAGGGGACAACACAATTAGATTATTTGGATCTTTAGCTGCTCTAAACACAGCTAAAGTTGTCATTAGTTTTATTAAGTCACTACCAGGAAAATATGTTTCTGGATTCTAG
- the LOC132059136 gene encoding bark storage protein A-like isoform X1 yields the protein MAAKQVFLPFSLILALAFIPPLLFSAEAAAVPFERLNSLRVVKKVNKNGPFLGLITVYAPEDEAFFKTGVFRPDPRHPFVDLSGRRFRIGKVEGKKVIYVKCGVGLVNAAAATQQMLDLFDIKGIIHFGISGNANSSMRIGDVTIPYQFAQTGLWDWLKPNATMEPNDFAQFNFKSYNDPKGGENQLGKVGYSTEQFYSVSGEVNVPQRPIWFDITKNWLHVASHLQQGMKLEQCANSTLCLPYKPKLVVGLKGATSNFFIDNAAYTQFLFKTFGVTSLDMESSAVVMICLSSGYPVIAIRGLSDLAGTQEGDNTIRLFGSLAALNTAKVVISFIKSLPGKYVSGF from the exons ATGGCTGCAAAACAAGTATTCCTTCCATTTTCTTTGATATTGGCTTTAGCATTTATCCCTCCACTTCTCTTTTCTGCAGAGGCAGCGGCAGTTCCATTTGAAAGATTGAATTCTTTAAGAGTTGTCAAAAAGGTCAATAAAAATGGCCCTTTTCTTGGTCTCATTACAGTGTATGCACCAGAAGATGAAGCTTTCTTTAAAACTGGTGTTTTTAGGCCTGATCCCAGACACCCTTTTGTGGACTTATCAG GCAGACGTTTCCGGATTGGGAAggttgaaggaaagaaagtcaTTTATGTGAAATGTGGAGTTGGATTG GTGAATGCAGCAGCAGCAACACAGCAGATGTTGGATCTGTTTGACATAAAAGGAATTATCCATTTTGGTATTTCTGGTAATGCCAACAGTTCTATGCGTATTGGAGATGTCACAATCCCATACCAATTTGCACAAACAGGGCTTTGGGATTGGCTG AAACCAAATGCAACTATGGAACCAAATGATTTTGCTCAATTTAATTTCAAGAGCTATAATGATCCAAAAGGAGGGGAAAATCAGTTGGGGAAAGTTGGGTATAGCACTGAACAGTTTTACTCAGTTTCAGGGGAGGTCAATGTGCCTCAAAGACCAATTTGGTTTGACATAACCAAGAATTGGCTTCATGTAGCCTCTCATTTGCAG CAGGGGATGAAACTGGAGCAGTGTGCAAATTCAACTTTGTGCCTTCCATATAAGCCAAAACTAGTTGTTGGACTCAAGGGAGCTACTTCAAACTTTTTCATTGACAATGCAGCTTACACACAATTCCTTTTCAAAACATTTGGGGTTACATCACTTGACATGGAGAGCTCAGCTGTAGTCATG ATATGCTTGTCAAGTGGGTACCCAGTTATCGCAATCCGTGGACTATCAGATTTAGCAGGGACACAAGAAGGGGACAACACAATTAGATTATTTGGATCTTTAGCTGCTCTAAACACAGCTAAAGTTGTCATTAGTTTTATTAAGTCACTACCAGGAAAATATGTTTCTGGATTCTAG